One window of Sardina pilchardus chromosome 2, fSarPil1.1, whole genome shotgun sequence genomic DNA carries:
- the LOC134100786 gene encoding uncharacterized protein LOC134100786: MFTASTGILSTGWRPNFPIRRLQNVKGKTQDEQEEKTSKRHKQLTANEIDVIEENRHEKNTKNNTVWAMKVFRDWVKETQNTPFAEDAQGLNTLLRSFYPSVRNSAGDVYSVASYAALRSGISRYYSQHNIYKNPLFNSSNNVYKSVLKAHRKSGKDTSQHHPPISNADLKKIKDSGVLATSTAIGLVRKVWFDVQLHLARRGREGNRDLTRESFKLKKDENGKEFITLSHNAETKNHKDPRDPMQQMYRGCIFAEPQNPNCPVASFKTYLSHCPPDTTAFYLHPLRKAQVDLNHQDIWYSREPMGHNALGQMMPNISQAAALTTRYTNHSLRSTAVQLLSQAGLQTREIMTVTGHRCETSLKSYWAPTTSDREKWSQILSDTPSTSSASAREVGGIAREVNGTPTFNLPRDAPPFMLSNCTFNGNVQFNMNK, translated from the exons atgtttacGGCGAGTACGGggattttgagcactggttggaGGCCGAATTTCCCAATTCGCCGTCTCCAAAACGTAAAAGGAAAAACCCAAGATGAACAGGAGGAGAAGACCAGTAAGAGACATAAACAGCTAACAGCTAACGAGATTGATGTAATAGAGGAAAATCGACACGAGAAAAATACAAAGAATAACACTGTCTGGGCTATGAAAGTCTTCCGAGATTGGGTAAAAGAGACCCAAAATACGCCGTTTGCGGAAGATGCACAAGGGTTGAACACTTTACTCAGGTCGTTTTACCCATCTGTGCGCAACAGCGCTGGAGATGTGTACTCTGTGGCAAGCTACGCAGCTCTGCGTAGCGGAATAAGCCGCTATTACAGCCAGCATAACATCTACAAGAACCCGCTGTTCAATTCCAGCAACAATGTGTATAAGTCGGTCTTGAAGGCACATCGGAAAAGTGGCAAAGACACCAGCCAGCACCATCCGCCCATCTCCAACGCTGATCTGAAGAAAATTAAAGATTCAGGGGTCCTCGCTACCAGCACAGCCATCGGCCTGGTCAGAAAGGTGTGGTTCGACGTGCAGTTACACCTTGCACGTAGAGGAAGGGAGGGTAACCGTGACCTGACTCGGGAGTCTTTTAAATtgaaaaaagatgaaaatgGCAAAGAATTCATCACTCTATCACATAACGCTGAAACGAAAAACCATAAAGACCCCAGGGATCCGATGCAACAAATGTATCGCGGGTGCATTTTTGCTGAACCACAAAACCCAAACTGCCCAGTTGCCAGCTTTAAAACCTATCTCTCTCATTGCCCACCGGATACCACTGCTTTCTACCTGCACCCTCTCAGAAAAGCACAGGTTGACCTCAACCACCAGGACATCTGGTATTCCAGGGAGCCCATGGGGCATAATGCACTGGGACAAATGATGCCAAATATCAGCCAGGCAGCTGCACTTACGACACGCTACACCAACCATAGTCTGCGCAGTACAGCTGTACAGCTACTGTCACAAGCCGGCCTGCAAACCAGGGAGATAATGACTGTCACTGGACACAGGTGTGAAACAAGTCTGAAGAGCTACTGGGCTCCCACAACATCCGACCGGGAGAAGTGGAGCCAGATCCTCTCTG ATACGCCATCCACTAGCTCTGCCTCTGCGAGAGAAGTTGGGGGAATCGCTCGTGAGGTTAACGGGACTCCGACGTTCAACCTACCCAGAGATGCACCTCCATTCATGCTCTCCAACTGCACCTTCAACGGAAACGTCCAGTTCAACATGAATAAGTAG